A region from the Mucilaginibacter sp. CSA2-8R genome encodes:
- a CDS encoding OsmC family protein: MDTDKRSVAKAVANIGRQHYQTTATSANHAIIVDEPKEMNGSDTGMSPFGLLLSSLGSCTAITLRMYIDRKMWPVEEINIELEVFAVPKGHLIESRISVKGDLEHQQISRLIDIANACPIHRLLAGNIMMNTIVA; encoded by the coding sequence ATGGATACCGATAAAAGATCAGTGGCCAAGGCCGTAGCAAATATTGGCCGGCAGCACTACCAAACTACAGCCACCAGTGCCAATCACGCTATTATAGTTGATGAACCTAAAGAAATGAACGGTTCTGACACCGGAATGAGTCCGTTTGGATTATTGCTTTCGAGTTTGGGTAGTTGCACGGCAATTACGCTGCGCATGTACATCGACCGAAAAATGTGGCCGGTAGAAGAAATAAATATCGAGCTGGAAGTATTTGCCGTACCGAAAGGACACCTCATCGAAAGCAGGATCAGCGTAAAAGGAGATTTGGAACACCAGCAGATTAGCCGCCTTATTGACATTGCCAACGCCTGCCCCATACACCGACTGTTAGCAGGCAACATTATGATGAATACTATTGTAGCCTGA
- the purB gene encoding adenylosuccinate lyase, protein MSLTPLMAISPVDGRYHNATATLAPYFSEYALIKYRVFVEVEYFIALCQHPLPQLQQFDHNLFTDLRHIYEQFSESDAQAIKDIEKTTNHDVKAVEYFIKQKFDALNLQPYKEFIHFGLTSQDINNTAIPYSFKAALLDVYFPALDELVALLRKFAAEWKQVPMLAHTHGQPASPTRLGKEIEVFVERLEGQLAAAKAVPYSAKFGGATGNFNAHHVAYPAIDWTAFGNRLVNDILGLKRSQRTTQIEHYDNFAAHCDALKRINNIIMDLDRDMWSYISMNYFKQKIKAGEVGSSAMPHKVNPIDFENSEGNVGIANALFEHLAAKLPVSRLQRDLTDSTVLRNVGVPVAHSLIAIKSTIRGLNKLLLNESAIKQDLEANWAVVAEAIQTILRRENYPNPYEALKDLTRTNHQINAESIAAFVSNLEVSDAVKEELKQITPHNYTGV, encoded by the coding sequence ATGTCGCTTACTCCGCTTATGGCCATCTCTCCGGTTGATGGCCGTTACCATAACGCCACTGCAACCCTGGCCCCCTATTTTTCTGAATATGCTTTAATCAAATACCGGGTATTTGTAGAGGTTGAATATTTTATTGCGCTTTGCCAGCACCCGTTGCCGCAATTGCAGCAGTTTGACCATAATCTGTTTACTGATTTAAGACACATTTACGAGCAGTTTTCGGAGAGCGACGCCCAAGCCATCAAAGATATTGAGAAAACAACTAACCACGATGTAAAGGCGGTTGAGTACTTTATTAAGCAAAAGTTTGATGCACTAAACCTGCAGCCTTATAAAGAATTTATTCACTTTGGCCTGACGTCGCAGGATATCAATAACACGGCCATACCCTACTCTTTTAAAGCCGCTTTACTGGATGTTTATTTCCCGGCGTTAGATGAATTGGTAGCACTGCTTAGAAAGTTTGCTGCAGAGTGGAAGCAGGTACCCATGTTGGCGCATACCCACGGGCAACCGGCATCGCCTACCCGCTTGGGCAAAGAAATTGAAGTTTTTGTTGAACGTTTAGAGGGGCAGCTTGCTGCTGCCAAAGCAGTGCCATACTCGGCTAAATTTGGTGGCGCTACGGGTAATTTTAACGCCCATCACGTGGCTTATCCGGCTATCGACTGGACGGCTTTCGGCAACCGTTTAGTTAATGATATTTTAGGTTTAAAACGTTCGCAGCGTACCACGCAAATTGAGCATTATGATAACTTTGCGGCACACTGTGATGCACTTAAACGCATTAATAACATCATCATGGATTTAGACCGCGACATGTGGAGCTATATATCCATGAATTACTTTAAGCAAAAAATTAAAGCCGGCGAGGTAGGTTCGTCGGCTATGCCGCATAAGGTTAACCCTATCGATTTCGAAAACTCGGAAGGTAACGTGGGTATAGCCAATGCCTTGTTTGAGCATTTAGCCGCTAAGTTACCGGTATCCCGCCTGCAACGCGACCTTACCGACTCTACTGTACTACGTAACGTTGGCGTGCCGGTGGCACACTCACTAATTGCTATAAAATCAACTATCCGGGGGTTAAACAAATTATTGTTAAACGAATCGGCAATTAAACAAGACCTGGAAGCCAACTGGGCGGTAGTGGCCGAAGCAATCCAAACCATACTACGCCGCGAAAATTATCCTAACCCTTACGAGGCCTTAAAAGATTTAACCCGCACCAATCATCAAATTAATGCCGAAAGTATAGCGGCTTTTGTAAGCAACCTGGAAGTAAGCGACGCAGTAAAGGAAGAATTAAAGCAAATCACACCGCATAATTACACCGGGGTGTAA
- a CDS encoding NifU family protein yields MNINVYTESTPNPATMKFIVNKLLINGSVDFPTRESADHSPFAKELYKFSFVNGVFFASNFVTVTKTEGTEWDDIEPIIKEFVKGAVESELKVQEEEQEDVNFEGTESEIKIQQILHDYVRPAVEQDGGAISYKSFNDGIVTVELRGSCSGCPSSTLTLKSGIENLLKRMVPEVQEVVSEAL; encoded by the coding sequence ATGAATATCAACGTATATACCGAATCTACCCCCAATCCAGCTACTATGAAATTCATAGTAAATAAGCTGCTGATTAATGGCAGTGTGGATTTCCCGACCCGCGAAAGTGCCGATCATTCGCCTTTTGCTAAAGAGCTTTATAAATTCTCGTTTGTTAACGGCGTTTTTTTTGCAAGCAACTTTGTTACGGTAACTAAAACCGAAGGCACAGAATGGGACGACATTGAGCCTATCATCAAAGAATTTGTAAAAGGAGCTGTAGAATCAGAACTTAAAGTTCAGGAAGAGGAACAGGAAGACGTAAATTTTGAAGGTACCGAATCAGAAATTAAAATTCAGCAGATTTTACACGATTACGTGCGTCCGGCTGTTGAGCAGGATGGTGGTGCCATCAGCTATAAATCATTTAACGATGGTATTGTAACTGTCGAACTGCGTGGCTCATGCAGCGGTTGCCCCTCATCCACCCTTACGCTAAAATCAGGTATCGAAAACCTGCTTAAACGTATGGTGCCTGAAGTACAGGAAGTTGTATCAGAGGCATTATAA
- a CDS encoding PorP/SprF family type IX secretion system membrane protein, which translates to MRRINYFLSVMISLLCFKANAQDHQYSQFFNAPVYLNPALNGQFEGDVRLNMIYRNQWSTLPGSLTYMTATAELNIPKFGGGVGLMFTRGNEGTAYYVRNNISGIYSYSVGSDNFVLSFGLQAGIGNRTIDAGKLVFGDQIDPRLGYIPGSSTSADLGQLNNKFYFDSGAGVNLVAGNFMAGGALQHLNRPDQSFTGATAKLPMRATAHVSYRLDLDPFNDLDNGQKSYVVPSVVMYRQANITSVSAGIQYKRRAVNAGLWYRGGGVSGPSSFVMSFVFDLFISHEGNEKLRFGLSHDAPTSKHLNYSNTSGTTEGSLGYETTLPSRYGTSKFQTARRCYDFY; encoded by the coding sequence ATGAGAAGGATAAACTATTTTTTAAGTGTGATGATCAGCTTGCTTTGTTTTAAAGCTAATGCACAAGACCATCAGTACTCGCAGTTTTTTAATGCGCCGGTATATTTAAACCCGGCCCTTAACGGCCAGTTTGAAGGAGATGTAAGGCTGAACATGATTTACCGTAATCAGTGGTCAACCCTACCCGGCTCACTTACTTATATGACAGCTACTGCCGAACTTAATATTCCTAAATTTGGCGGTGGCGTAGGCCTAATGTTTACCCGCGGCAACGAGGGTACGGCTTACTACGTGCGTAACAACATCTCGGGTATTTACTCTTACAGCGTAGGCTCAGACAATTTTGTATTATCGTTTGGTTTACAAGCAGGTATAGGCAACCGTACTATTGATGCCGGCAAACTGGTATTTGGCGACCAGATTGACCCGCGACTGGGCTACATTCCAGGCTCAAGCACCTCGGCAGATTTGGGTCAGTTAAATAATAAATTTTACTTTGATTCGGGTGCAGGCGTTAACCTGGTAGCCGGCAACTTTATGGCTGGTGGTGCCTTACAGCATTTAAACCGGCCGGATCAGTCTTTTACAGGCGCAACCGCAAAGTTGCCTATGCGTGCTACCGCACACGTAAGCTACCGCTTAGATTTAGATCCGTTTAACGATCTGGACAATGGTCAAAAATCATATGTGGTACCTTCGGTAGTAATGTATCGGCAGGCAAATATTACCTCAGTAAGTGCGGGTATACAATACAAACGCCGTGCGGTTAATGCCGGTTTATGGTACCGCGGCGGCGGCGTATCAGGCCCAAGCTCATTTGTAATGTCGTTTGTGTTCGATTTATTCATCAGCCACGAGGGCAACGAAAAACTGCGCTTTGGTTTAAGCCACGATGCACCTACCTCTAAACACTTAAATTACAGCAACACCAGCGGAACCACCGAGGGCAGCTTAGGTTACGAAACCACATTGCCATCGCGTTACGGTACATCCAAGTTTCAGACTGCACGCCGCTGCTATGACTTTTATTAA
- a CDS encoding DUF4126 family protein codes for MKISKPLWQAIGLGTIAGFRSMSAPAITSHILSQHHSQALAHSPLNFIQSQKVATAFKLLAVTEFIGDKLPAAPNRIQAAGIVGRALAGGLAGASVYKASGNNAYVGAILGGSAAILATFGSFYLRKATVKATKLMDPIIGSIEDALVVGASAGLAKAA; via the coding sequence ATGAAAATTTCAAAACCTTTATGGCAGGCCATTGGCTTAGGTACCATCGCAGGCTTCCGCTCTATGTCGGCACCGGCCATCACCAGCCATATTTTAAGCCAGCATCATTCGCAGGCTTTAGCGCACTCGCCACTTAATTTCATTCAGTCTCAAAAAGTGGCTACCGCGTTTAAATTATTAGCCGTCACTGAGTTTATAGGCGATAAGTTACCTGCGGCGCCCAATCGTATCCAGGCAGCCGGTATTGTTGGCCGGGCTTTGGCAGGCGGCCTTGCCGGAGCAAGCGTTTACAAAGCCAGCGGCAACAACGCCTACGTCGGTGCTATATTAGGCGGCAGTGCTGCAATACTGGCTACCTTCGGGTCTTTTTATCTACGCAAAGCTACCGTAAAGGCTACCAAGCTGATGGATCCCATCATTGGCAGCATTGAAGATGCATTAGTAGTAGGAGCAAGCGCAGGTTTGGCTAAAGCCGCATGA
- a CDS encoding PKD domain-containing protein translates to MIRFFTRFVVFLGMVVFWVLVCAQIINAQTITIRTVDAGPYGQGSSITAPITVDETSAQIKIGNRFDLYLSDANGNFGSATLIGSFAGHYTGFVNGVIPGGTPAGTGYKLMVRSSMPAVSSSVSQPFTITADVGIEAKAASSSTSVTSTEVFGPCGGGYNGNIITLTTPLTSTQSVTATLFNDMTQQTEKTFALAANSLSPALGAYSYTVIVKAVNSAGIVGTKSYLLNNCPTTKNFGSTDSGAKCLIDGQSNVSFDIAITSEKGVQLNYPGSLYSVSWGDGSTDVFTFAQIKALNGRLLHNYKSSSCGVVNAQGVITNQFTVVLTITNPYCPTVNPNTVTVNQIILVPAKNGMNGPDKVCVNTEATFINTSNPGQTENPSNNNQCEFGDAKYTWWVDGVVAEVGKRLNENFVWTFTTRGQHTVMLSMENAPSGCQPNNVTMTVCVQNPPKPDFTIVSKRCVSDGPVTPVDKSVLDDICNDKYNYKWTVTPSAGVTYANGTNANSVAPQFMFANPGKYQVYLSTVNSPCGDFKSETKEIVITTAPLATLSPDFSLCGKGQTLTFDTTAVSTTKTILFGTVNEVSGTYQWTVTGQNGIAAATFAGGTTANSKYPQINFPDFGTYEVSVKHTNDCGTVTSNIQHITFKQAPTVLAGPDLVICTNDVVTPQGSVTGNFDTITWTTSGTGSFSDSHAQQPVYTPSAADRTAGQVTLTLNITTSLPGDCAKITDAMLVKINPANTVTSAAVEAICTNGNVNYVPVSTVAGSTFTWTVAQNSSNITGFTQSGNGSIQDILTNTSATAIGTVTYNIVPHANNCDGTPFTFTVTVTPKPELTISGPANNSICSGSPAGIGLTANLSGTKFIWTIAVSGGATGATAQNTPVALTGIDQVLVNNTSTPATVTYTITPINGLSADNCDGAAKTIIITVQPQVPPAFAGNDAILCDQPAYVLKGNDAGNFTGTWTLTSGQTGVIFADAHQHETQVSGLQNGQTYTFRWTISNAAGCAPQYDEVSIVNNPPVTNNQVTLISPMTCSGQTISVQGSTPAGGDGNYAYVWESSIDGNNWTLLSNQTGKDLTIPVAVSTYFRRSVNSATCTDLKSNSIQALVQPPISNNIISSTQQSVCINNSIGTITGSTPQGADGNFLYQWQSSTDGGANWTNIAGATSLSYATPALTVNTQYRRLVSSVLCTGLQSNISNIISITVNPNAKAEFTWTKDANCVPFVINDQNIKAVAYPDRNADYTWYVNGQKFSTGIDFPGYTINTDGESIEVKLVTTSKFGCESSTFTHTFNTIKKVTPSFTQTVTQNCGTVTVTFTNTSTPLASGTYLWNFGNGETSTKAQPDPVTFRATTDGKDVTYNITLTASTPCSDLTATSAVTIKPPVPVARISPRATSGCAPFNLVVDNISPGTNDSYTYHITDLNGKDVVNPVTTDSRSAQTITIPNEGNYILYLDARNPCNTGKSASIPITVTTRTLFSGLTTPSTAERIGCAPHTVNFLNTSQGGTSFRVEWNDGTPATTTYNTAALVHTFAKPGIYKVVLYANNDCAQDLASQIVTITVTAKPTPMFTMDNGVGCKELKVNFTNLTPAPVNGQESDLLYSWDFGDSKATVANPNTSTLRTPQAHTFGYVGSPYTVTLTVTNRTTGCAETVTRTITVNPPAMADFRARPDSVQTYPNYQFSFEDLSGNKPTKWRWNFGDGSMSMAQNPSHTYADTGLYKVTLVAENQYCGSTKVHYVRITGTPGQLFVPNAFTPASTNQQLNTFAAKGSGLKEWHMRIFNNYGQLVWETNKLDERGSPVDGWDGTYRGSPVPQGVYIWQIDATFINGNEWKGMSYNSSNPKRTGAIHIIR, encoded by the coding sequence ATGATTAGATTTTTTACCAGATTTGTAGTTTTTTTAGGAATGGTGGTTTTTTGGGTACTTGTTTGCGCCCAAATCATAAACGCCCAAACCATCACCATCAGAACTGTAGACGCCGGCCCTTACGGGCAAGGATCGAGCATTACCGCACCTATAACGGTTGACGAAACCTCGGCTCAAATAAAGATAGGCAATCGCTTTGATCTTTACCTTTCGGACGCTAACGGAAATTTTGGTTCAGCCACATTAATTGGTTCATTTGCCGGACATTATACCGGTTTTGTAAACGGCGTTATACCTGGCGGTACCCCTGCCGGAACCGGCTATAAATTAATGGTGCGCAGTAGCATGCCAGCGGTTAGCAGCTCAGTTTCACAGCCCTTTACTATAACGGCAGACGTAGGCATCGAAGCCAAAGCAGCCTCCAGCAGTACTTCAGTTACCTCTACCGAGGTTTTTGGTCCGTGTGGCGGTGGTTATAACGGCAACATCATTACCTTAACTACGCCGCTAACATCAACGCAATCTGTTACTGCTACCCTTTTTAACGATATGACTCAGCAAACTGAAAAAACGTTTGCTTTAGCAGCCAATAGCCTATCACCGGCCCTCGGCGCTTACTCTTACACTGTAATTGTTAAAGCTGTTAATAGCGCCGGCATTGTTGGTACAAAGTCCTATCTGCTCAACAACTGTCCAACAACTAAAAACTTTGGTTCTACTGACTCTGGCGCTAAATGTTTGATTGACGGGCAATCGAACGTAAGCTTTGATATTGCTATAACTTCAGAAAAAGGTGTTCAATTAAACTATCCCGGTTCGTTATATTCCGTTAGCTGGGGCGATGGCTCAACCGACGTTTTTACATTTGCACAAATTAAAGCGCTCAACGGCAGGCTTTTGCATAATTATAAATCGTCTTCATGTGGAGTTGTGAATGCACAGGGCGTGATTACAAACCAGTTTACAGTTGTACTTACAATTACCAATCCATACTGTCCAACTGTAAATCCTAATACAGTAACAGTAAATCAAATTATTTTGGTGCCGGCTAAAAACGGCATGAACGGCCCCGATAAGGTTTGTGTGAATACAGAAGCAACTTTCATCAACACCTCTAATCCAGGCCAAACAGAAAACCCCTCTAATAATAATCAATGTGAATTTGGCGATGCTAAATATACTTGGTGGGTTGACGGGGTTGTTGCAGAGGTAGGAAAGCGACTCAATGAAAACTTTGTATGGACATTTACCACCCGTGGCCAGCATACGGTAATGCTTAGCATGGAAAATGCTCCCAGCGGTTGTCAGCCCAATAATGTAACCATGACCGTTTGTGTGCAAAATCCGCCAAAACCCGATTTTACTATAGTTAGCAAACGATGTGTGAGCGATGGACCGGTTACCCCTGTTGACAAGTCGGTATTAGACGACATCTGTAATGATAAATACAATTACAAATGGACAGTTACGCCTTCGGCAGGAGTTACTTATGCCAATGGCACTAACGCCAATAGCGTAGCCCCGCAGTTTATGTTTGCTAATCCTGGCAAATACCAGGTTTATTTAAGCACTGTTAATTCTCCCTGCGGCGATTTCAAAAGCGAAACCAAAGAAATTGTGATCACTACTGCACCACTTGCTACTTTATCACCCGATTTTAGTTTATGCGGAAAAGGGCAGACTTTAACGTTTGATACTACGGCGGTTAGTACTACCAAAACGATTCTTTTCGGAACCGTAAACGAAGTAAGCGGCACTTACCAGTGGACAGTAACTGGTCAAAACGGTATAGCAGCTGCTACCTTTGCCGGCGGAACCACGGCTAACAGTAAATATCCTCAGATAAATTTCCCTGATTTCGGCACCTATGAAGTAAGTGTTAAACACACCAATGATTGCGGAACCGTTACATCTAATATTCAACATATTACTTTTAAACAAGCTCCCACTGTTTTAGCAGGACCAGACCTGGTCATTTGTACTAATGATGTAGTGACCCCACAAGGATCAGTCACCGGAAATTTTGACACCATTACCTGGACTACCAGTGGTACAGGTTCGTTCTCAGACAGCCATGCGCAACAGCCTGTTTATACACCAAGCGCTGCAGACCGCACGGCCGGCCAGGTTACATTAACGCTCAATATTACCACATCACTTCCTGGTGACTGCGCAAAAATCACCGATGCCATGCTGGTAAAAATAAACCCGGCAAACACCGTTACATCAGCAGCCGTCGAAGCAATTTGTACCAACGGCAACGTCAACTATGTTCCAGTATCTACAGTGGCCGGCAGTACCTTTACCTGGACGGTTGCTCAAAACTCCAGTAATATCACCGGCTTTACCCAAAGCGGTAACGGCAGTATACAAGATATTTTAACCAACACATCGGCTACCGCCATTGGTACGGTAACTTATAACATAGTACCGCACGCCAACAACTGCGATGGTACACCATTTACGTTCACTGTAACCGTAACTCCCAAACCCGAATTAACTATTAGCGGTCCTGCCAACAACAGCATTTGCAGCGGATCACCGGCAGGTATTGGACTTACTGCTAACCTAAGCGGCACTAAATTTATCTGGACAATTGCCGTTAGTGGTGGCGCTACCGGTGCAACGGCACAAAACACCCCGGTTGCCTTAACCGGCATTGATCAGGTTTTAGTTAATAACACATCAACCCCGGCTACAGTAACTTATACCATCACACCAATCAACGGCCTTTCGGCAGATAACTGTGATGGCGCTGCCAAAACCATTATCATTACTGTACAACCTCAGGTTCCCCCTGCTTTTGCTGGTAATGACGCCATTTTGTGCGATCAGCCTGCGTATGTATTAAAAGGTAACGACGCCGGCAACTTTACCGGAACATGGACACTTACATCGGGCCAAACCGGCGTTATTTTTGCCGACGCGCATCAGCACGAAACTCAGGTAAGCGGCCTGCAAAACGGACAAACTTATACCTTTAGATGGACCATCAGCAATGCAGCCGGCTGTGCACCGCAGTATGATGAGGTGAGTATTGTTAATAACCCACCTGTTACCAATAACCAGGTAACTTTAATTAGCCCGATGACCTGCTCTGGTCAGACGATATCTGTGCAAGGATCTACGCCTGCCGGTGGTGACGGTAATTATGCCTATGTATGGGAAAGTAGCATTGACGGCAACAACTGGACTTTACTCTCCAACCAAACCGGCAAAGACCTTACTATTCCGGTAGCTGTATCTACTTACTTCCGCCGGTCGGTAAACTCGGCTACCTGTACCGATTTAAAAAGTAATTCGATACAGGCATTAGTACAGCCACCTATCAGCAACAATATCATTAGCAGCACTCAGCAAAGTGTTTGTATCAATAACTCCATCGGTACTATTACCGGTAGCACACCACAAGGTGCCGATGGCAACTTTTTGTACCAATGGCAAAGCAGCACCGATGGTGGTGCTAATTGGACTAACATAGCAGGCGCAACATCGCTCAGCTACGCTACGCCTGCCCTAACCGTAAATACGCAATACCGCAGGTTAGTAAGCTCGGTGTTATGTACAGGTCTGCAAAGTAATATCAGCAACATTATATCAATCACGGTGAATCCTAATGCCAAGGCAGAATTTACCTGGACCAAGGATGCCAACTGCGTACCATTTGTTATTAACGACCAAAACATCAAAGCCGTTGCTTACCCCGACCGCAATGCAGATTATACCTGGTATGTAAACGGGCAAAAATTTAGTACCGGTATTGATTTTCCGGGGTATACCATCAATACAGATGGTGAATCAATTGAAGTTAAACTGGTTACCACCAGCAAATTCGGTTGCGAGTCATCAACTTTTACACATACGTTTAATACCATTAAAAAGGTAACGCCAAGCTTTACACAAACTGTTACTCAAAATTGCGGTACGGTTACGGTAACCTTTACCAATACCTCTACACCTTTGGCCAGCGGCACCTACCTATGGAACTTTGGCAACGGCGAAACCTCAACCAAAGCACAGCCCGATCCGGTAACTTTCAGAGCAACAACTGATGGTAAAGACGTTACCTATAACATTACTTTAACCGCAAGCACACCTTGCAGCGACCTTACGGCTACCAGCGCAGTAACTATAAAACCACCGGTACCGGTGGCCCGCATATCGCCAAGAGCAACCAGCGGTTGTGCACCGTTTAACCTGGTGGTTGATAACATTTCGCCGGGTACCAACGATAGCTACACCTATCACATTACCGACTTAAACGGCAAGGATGTGGTTAACCCTGTAACTACCGACAGCCGTTCGGCACAAACTATCACTATACCGAACGAGGGTAACTACATTCTTTACCTGGACGCCCGCAACCCTTGTAACACCGGTAAAAGCGCTTCTATTCCAATCACGGTTACTACACGTACCTTATTTTCGGGCTTAACTACACCAAGCACAGCCGAGCGTATTGGTTGCGCACCGCACACGGTTAATTTCTTAAATACCAGCCAGGGCGGTACATCTTTCCGGGTAGAGTGGAACGACGGCACACCAGCTACCACTACTTATAATACTGCTGCGCTGGTACACACCTTTGCTAAACCTGGTATTTATAAAGTAGTACTATATGCCAACAATGACTGTGCTCAAGATTTGGCTTCGCAAATTGTTACCATTACAGTTACTGCAAAGCCTACCCCCATGTTCACGATGGATAATGGCGTAGGTTGTAAAGAGTTAAAAGTAAACTTTACCAACCTTACCCCTGCACCGGTTAACGGCCAAGAGTCTGATTTGCTATACAGTTGGGATTTTGGCGACAGTAAAGCCACCGTTGCCAACCCTAACACCTCAACCTTGCGCACGCCGCAGGCACATACTTTTGGCTATGTTGGCTCGCCTTATACTGTTACCCTAACCGTCACTAACCGCACCACCGGCTGTGCCGAAACCGTTACGCGTACTATAACAGTAAATCCACCGGCTATGGCAGATTTCAGGGCCAGGCCGGATAGCGTACAAACCTATCCAAATTATCAGTTCTCGTTCGAAGACTTAAGTGGTAACAAGCCCACTAAATGGCGCTGGAACTTTGGGGATGGCAGCATGTCAATGGCTCAAAACCCATCGCATACTTATGCAGATACCGGCCTGTATAAGGTGACTTTAGTAGCCGAAAATCAATATTGCGGGTCAACTAAAGTTCACTATGTCCGTATAACAGGTACACCAGGCCAACTATTTGTGCCTAACGCATTTACGCCGGCCAGCACCAATCAGCAGCTCAATACTTTTGCTGCCAAAGGCTCCGGTTTAAAAGAGTGGCACATGCGCATCTTTAACAACTACGGACAGCTGGTTTGGGAAACAAATAAGCTTGATGAGCGCGGCAGCCCGGTTGATGGATGGGACGGAACGTACCGCGGATCGCCGGTGCCTCAGGGTGTTTACATCTGGCAAATTGATGCCACTTTTATTAATGGTAACGAATGGAAAGGAATGTCGTATAACAGCTCAAACCCAAAACGGACCGGCGCTATACACATCATAAGATAA